From a single Vallitalea longa genomic region:
- a CDS encoding acyl carrier protein — translation MGGNSIKIMQMVAKIEERFQVEIEFRTIFEGKTIKKISEAIRDNQGKEITRKYKKWTTDEEHVNQPFPLTGIQSSYLLGRKE, via the coding sequence ATAGGCGGAAACTCCATAAAAATAATGCAGATGGTAGCAAAAATAGAAGAAAGATTCCAAGTGGAGATAGAATTCAGAACAATATTTGAAGGAAAGACAATCAAAAAAATCAGTGAGGCAATAAGAGACAACCAAGGAAAAGAAATCACAAGAAAATACAAGAAGTGGACAACAGACGAAGAACACGTGAACCAGCCATTCCCATTAACAGGCATACAGAGTTCATATCTCCTTGGAAGAAAAGAA